From the Terriglobia bacterium genome, the window TGCATGCAGATGCGCGGCGTCGAAAAACAGCACGGCCAGGCGGTGACCAGCGCCATGCTCGGCGCCTTCCGCACCAGCAAGCAGACCCGCGACGAATTCCTCTCCCTGGCGCACACCCGGCGGCGCTGAGCGCCCAGTATGTTAGGCGCTTCTCTTCATCCGAAGCTGTCCGGCGGTTCCATTCCGCCCGGGAACTCCCCTCCGGAGTTGAGCCGCCCCCGGATGCCCTGGGCCGGCTGCTCACAAACCGGCGTGATTTGGGTCACAGCAAAGGAAAATGCCGATTTGCTAGTCTGAGTGTGAATTGTGGCTCTTTCGCTAGCCTTTCGTCTGCAGCCCGGTCAGGGAGGCAGGTATGCCCGAAACAAATCAGAAAGCCAGGACGCAGGAAGTGCTGGGGCTTGCGGACATCCGCATCAATGGAGACCGCCCCTGGGATATCGCGGTCCACGACGACCGCTTTTATCGAGTGGTGCCGCAGAGAGGCTCCCTGGGACTGGGCGAATCCTATATGGACGCCTGGTGGGATTGTCCGGAGTTGGACCAGATGTTCTGCAGGATCTTCACGGCCGATCTGGAACGGAAAGTGCCCTTCGGCTGGCAACTCGCCTTGTCTTATCTCAAGGCTTTCTTTCTCAACCTGCAAATAAAAGCCAGAGCTTCCGGCAATGTGAAAAGGCACTACGACATCGGGAACGACTTATACACGCGCATGCTGGACCAGCGCATGGTTTATTCGTGTGCCAACTGGGAGCGGGCTTCCAGCTTGGACGAAGCTCAGGAAAACAACCTGCACTTCGTTTGCCGGAAGCTGAATCTGCGGCCGAATTCGCAAGTCCTCGATATCGGCTGTGGTTGGGGAAGTTTTGCGAAATTTGCGGCGGAGAAATACGGGGCTAAGGTTCTGGGGATCACCCTTTCCGAGAATCAGCTTCAACTGGCTCGGCAGAACTGCAAGGGCCTGCCGGTT encodes:
- the cfa gene encoding cyclopropane fatty acyl phospholipid synthase, whose product is MPETNQKARTQEVLGLADIRINGDRPWDIAVHDDRFYRVVPQRGSLGLGESYMDAWWDCPELDQMFCRIFTADLERKVPFGWQLALSYLKAFFLNLQIKARASGNVKRHYDIGNDLYTRMLDQRMVYSCANWERASSLDEAQENNLHFVCRKLNLRPNSQVLDIGCGWGSFAKFAAEKYGAKVLGITLSENQLQLARQNCKGLPVEIRLQDYRDLRGQFDHIVSLGMFEHVGYKNYRTYMEIAHRCLKKDGLFVLGTIGTNLSTRSMDPWMDRYIFPNALLPSMKQIGASIDGLFIVEELQNWGHYYDKTLMAWFHNFQEHWGALASHYGERFHRMWKYYLLASAGYFRSRRIQRWQFLFAPTGPSAPSAS